The Vibrio tarriae genome includes the window TGGTGAGATCCAGAAACATCACATCAGCAAGACCATTATTGTAGTTTTCTACCGCTTCTTTTCCATTTTGAGCCTCGCTTATTTCTACATCCCAACCGGCTGGAATCGCTCTGATCACGGACTTGCGTGACATCTTTGAATCATCGGCTACCGTTAGTCGTATCGCCATAAACTCACTCCCTTAAAATTCAGTATTTTCACTGACTAAGCTGGAAAAAATTGAGCTTCCAGTTCCTTGAGCGCACCTTGTATTGAGTCTGGTGCTTTTTGTACAAGCTGTCGGTATTCATTGATTTGCTTGCAATTTTCAATTCTATTTGCCAAACATGAAAGGCTACCAAGCTGCTCTAAATGCTCGCCGCTAAACGTGGTCAATCTTTGGTTGAGAATGATATCCCCTATATCAATATCGTAGCCCCACATAATCAGTATGTATGCCGATATCACATCACAATCGGCATACCCAGGCTGTAAGTGGTAGTAATCCAAAAACTCTTTTTTACTTGCACCATCTTCCAACAGCAGAATTTTGCCAATCGAGGTCAGCAAATTCGCCACAAAAATCCGATCTTGATCCTGACGTGAATAACCCAGCTCTCTCACCAAAGCTCTGGCAATGGAGCTGGATTTGAATGCGCAGTCCGCCACCCATTGATGGTCTTCCGCTGAGTTGACATTACTGGGATGAATCGCGAGCAAAGAGATAGCGATGGACTCCACCAAAACCGCGCCCAAACGCGCAACCGCTTCATGCAGCGAATCGGTATTACGGCGAAAACCAAAGTAGGATGAGTTGGCGATTTGAATGATCTTAGCCACTAATACAGGCTCATGAACTATAGTTTCCGCAATCGCGTCCATGCTGCAATTTGGCGAAACAATCACTTGTTGTAGTTTACGGACGGAATTGGGCAGTATCGGAATCTCCTCTAACGCCCCCAGTCGCTTGCGGCATTCAATATTGAACGGCATTTGATAAAGCCGTTCGACACATAAGAAAAGATGTTCAAAGTCTTCGTGGGTAAAGGGTTTGGGGAGCACAAATTGTGCGTAGGTGTGAGCTTTGCGAGGCAATTCTTGCGTGGTATCTCCAGTTAACAGTACCCGCATAGTTTCAGGGCAACGCGAACGTAATTCCGTCAGTAATGTTTCACCATTTTTTTCCCGGCATCAGCAGATCGGAAATCACCACGCTTGGCACGTTATTGATATCTGCCACCCAATGGTTGGCATCTTCAACTAACTCTATCTCCCAATCAGGTCGCATTCTTCGGATCATGCGCCCTAACGCTTTGAGCATAAAATCGTCGTCATCGACGCAAACAACCTTCATCACTTCTGCTGTCATCGATTACTCACTTTTTGCTGTTCTAAATAGATGGCGATCTGTTCGAGGACATCGCGACTTCTCTGACATAACTCCTCAACTTGCCGCGCATAGTCGCTATGCCACTCTGAGTCAGTGGCCGTTTTCATCTCGAGTTGAAAACAGAATTCGGATAGCGCGTCACTACCAATAAAGCGTGCAGAGGATTTCATACTGTGTGCCAAACGATGCAGTTCGCCCACAGATTGCATCACTGTAATCGTGATTAATTTGGGCAACTGAGCCTGCATGGTCTCTTGATAACTCACCAACATAGGCTCTACCAGATCGCTGCCAACCATTTTGGCAATTGTCGAAATGTTGAATGCCGCGCTCTGATCCATCTCTTTTTCATTCCAATGTTAGGGTTGCGATATAAACCAATACCTTAACCTCAGTGTAGTCCATTATCGGATATGTAAACGTTAGAGGTGCACACTTTTAGTTTTAAAGTTATCGATAAAACTCATACCAAGGTTCACCACTCAAAAACATTCTTGAGTAGGGATCTGGGTCAAATTTTGTTAGAATGCCGCCCTTCAAAACACCGGACGCCATTTTATTGGTGAATGGATGATGCGAGTAAGTTATGCCGAACCACGGAGATTTTTTGTTGAATACCCAACAGCTTTCAGCGATGACACCTGCTGATATTGAATGCGCAGCGCAGTTACTTAAGCAAGGCCAACTGGTTGCGATACCGACCGAAACCGTTTATGGACTGGCGGCCGATGCCACCCAACCTGAAGCGGTGAAGCAGATTTTTAGTGCCAAAGGTCGCCCAGCGAATCATCCGTTGATCGTCCATCTCGGGTCGGCAGAACAACTCTCTGAATGGGCAACCGATATTGCTCCTGAAGCGTATCAACTTGCCGAAGCATTTTGGCCGGGACCATTGACTCTATTGCTCCCCAAAGCCAAACAAGTTTCTCCTGTAGTGACTGGCGGTTTAGAGTCGGTCGGAATTCGTGTTCCCGCTCATCCTGTACTACTGGACATTTTAAAGACGCATCGCTTAGCGGTTGCCGCACCTTCGGCCAACCCCTATAAAAAACTCAGCCCAACTTCAGCCCAGCAAGTGCTTGATGGTTTGAATGGCAAACTCGCCGCAGTCTTAGATGGCGGTGAATGTCAACACGGTTTGGAATCCACGATTGTCGATTTAACCAGCAAACCTTTTCGCGTACTGCGCGCTGGCCCGATAACGGCCAGTGAACTTAGCGCGGTATTGGGTCAAGAAGTACTGCAGCCACAAGTTCACCAAGTGGCGGTGCCGGGAAATGTCGATAGCCATTACCAACCCAAAACACGTCTGCGCGTGATTGATGCCATTGACAATGAACTGGCGACGGCGAGCAATATCAAAATCGCTCTATTGCACCTGTCTGAACTACAAGCCAGTGAACAGCGTTTACTTAAACCGATGCCGCAGGATGCCAAAGCCTATGGGCAAGCGTTATATCGATCTCTGGCCGAAGTGGACAAATGGGGCGTGGATGAAATTTGGTTAGAGCGTCCACCACAAGGTGAAGCGTGGCTCGCTGTACATGACCGTCTCCGTCGCGCAGCCAGTTAAACCAATGCCAGCTCCGAGTGCAGAGATAAATTGCCACAATTTTTGTGAGCTCACGCAGCAAACTAGATAACCAAGCTGAAATGTCAGCAGATATCGACTTGGTTTTGTGGATGTACATCCCCATTGATGTTCACAAAGCTGGTGAAAAAAACGTGCTTTTCAATCGTCCTTTCAATAAAGATTGATGCATCGCAATGCGCCAACTCGGCAGCCAGATTAATTAATAGCTTCAGTTTTGAAGCGCCACCGATAGGATTTGTAAGATGTCTGATGTTTCTACCACCGTCGATTTTGCCACCCAAACCGTACAACCTGTAGTTGAGTCAAGCGGCTCCATTTGGGGTTATGTGGTCGGCGGGATCGTCATCGTGATTGCTGCAGGTTATTTTGGTTTTAGAAAAATCAACAAACCTGCTTTTATGATCAAGCAACTGCGTAAACGCAACCAAAAAGAGATGAAAAAGCACGGCGTGGAAAGTGCGGAAGCCATGGGCGATCTCGACCTAGTGCTGGATGCTGTTGAAGCCTACGCCACTGAGAAAAAAATGAAAGGCACTGAAATGGTGAAGCTGCTTGCACCACTCAATGACGCGAACAAGATCAAATCAGCCAGCGATTTCTACCATGCGATGTCATTCATCGCTAAAAGCATTGATAACCAAGCGTTAGCCAAGAATTTGCTCAACAAATCTAAGCAAGTGAAATCCAGCTCAGCTTTGATGGCTGGCCTTCTAAAGCGCGCGGGCATTTAATCTCGGTAATCCAATCCATAGTTCAAGAGCCACCTAAGGTGGCTCTTTTTATTTTTCCGGCTTATCCGTAATGGTTTGTAAATACTGATAAGGCGTAAGCCGATACTGCTGCTTAAAGCGCGCCGAAAATCGAGTCAATGATTGATACCCACAAGCAACCGCGACCTCCATCAAAGGATGCAGCTCTTGCAACAAGGCTAGCGCATAGTTCATCAGCACTTCACTGAGCACTTCTCGAAAACCCGTACCTTCCGCAGCCAAATGGCGAGCCAAGGTCTCTCGACTCATCGCAAAATGCGCCGCCACCGTTTCAATACAGTGTTCATCACTGGGATTAACACTTAAGTAACGTGCTAAACGCTCTCGCATTGAGGCATTTTCGCTCGGAAACAGCAGATGCAGCGCTTTGGCATCACGCAGCTGCGCGTAAAAAACCAGCACAAATTGTCGCTCTGTGTCTTCACTGAGCGATTGTTGGCTCATCTCATAAAGAAGATCAAACAGTAGGCCAGCGCAGCAGTCACTCTCACTCTAGGTTCTTCATTTCGCTCAGGTTGACTTAACTGCGCTATTCATTCCGCAGGTGGTTCTTCATGTAAGGTTAACGTGAGGAAAAAGCTCACGGCATAACTGAGCAACAGGTTTAACCAGTGAGAAAGCCTGACTTCGTGGCTTGTCCTTGCTCGCTTAGCACGTCATTATCACTGCCTTAAATACCTCAAGCTCTTGATGCAAGAGGAAATAAATAGGATATCAATATGTTACTTTCTGCATCCGCTTTGCTTTGGCTACCGCTGGCCTTAGCGATCATTGCGGGCTTAGCTCGTTATCACCGCGTTAGTTGGGGGCTGTTGATCATCACTCTGCTCAGTGCATTGGGAAGTGGTCACCTCACCTTCGTTGGCGCTGGAGTCGTCGGTGTTGGCTTTGCTCTGGCCTATCTGGCTGCGAATGGTAAATCACACTGGCGATCGACCGCTTGGGTTGCTTTGCTGCTGTGGTGTTTAGCGCTGTTCCTCCATTGGCTACCCGGTTTTTCTAACCTCAAAGTGCTGGATAAAGTGATCGCCAGTGCGCACAGTACCCCTTTCAGCCTTTATCTGAATTTAGATAAACCGCTGGTGTTTTTTGCACTGTTACTCGCGTTTCCGGCGCTACTGGGTCAGTCTAAAACTGCGAACATCAAGGCCACACTGCTGACCTTAGTGCCTTTATTTGCTCTCTTGCCTATCGCGGTTTGGTTAGGTGCATTGGCGTTTGAATGGTCACTACCGGAGTGGTGGTGGATTTTTGCACTCAACAATTTGCTATTTACTTGTGTGGCAGAAGAAGCGCTATTTCGTGGTTTGATTCAGCAAAAAGCTCAGCAGCAGTTCGGCACCATTGCCGGACTTTTGATCGCCAGTGCGCTGTTTGGTATGGCCCATTTTGCAGGAGGCCCATTACTGATGATCTTCGCCGCTCTTGCGGGACTTGGCTATGGTTTGGTGTTCCATTTTACGGGGCGTCTTTGGGTCAGCGTGGGGGTGCACTTCCTATTTAACTTTGTCCATTTGCTGTTTTTTACTTATCCCGCTTTAGCGCGTTAAGGTACTGTTCTCTATGATAGCACCCGGCTCTGAAGTAGGGGTTGGGGGTAAAAAAGGCACTGTTTCCAGTGCCTGACTAATACTCAATGAGGGGGAAGTATTAGTAAATTTAACCGATTTTTACAGCTTGCCTTCGCTACCACACAGACGGATTTTATCCATCACAACTCGTTTCATCGCTGCTTTGCCGGGCGTGATGTACTTGCGTGGATCATTCGCATCGGGGTGCTCTGCAAAATGACCTTTTACCGCATCCGCAAAAGCGATTTTCAGCTCCGTCGCGACATTGACTTTGCACACACCCAGCCCAATACAGCGGCGTACCATCTCATCTGGCACCCCAGAAGCACCATGCAGCACTAAAGGAATATCCACTACGGCGCGAATTTTTTCTAAGCGGGCAAAATCGAGTCTCGGCTCCGCTTTATACAGCCCATGCGCCGTCCCGATCGCCACCGCTAACGAATCAATCCCCGTGCGGCGTACAAATTCAGCGGCAGAGGCGGGGTCAGTCAGCAAGGCATCGGCACTATCCACAATCAGATCGTCTTCTTGCCCACCCAAACGCCCCAATTCCGCTTCAACACTGGCATCAAACCGATGGCAGAGCTGCACAACAGAGCGCACGATCTCGATGTTTTGCTCAAAGGCATAATGCGAACCATCAATCATCACTGAACGAATGCCGTGTTCGACTTTGTTACGGATGTCTTGCAGATCTTCATGGTGATCCAGATGCAGCACGAGCGGAATCGAGTGTTTGTGCGCCGCTTCTTTGCAGATGCTGATCAAATAGTCGGTACCTGCGTAATCGTAGGTTCCGGGCGTACCAGCCAAAATGACGGGGGAGCCCATTTCGGAAGCGGTTTCCACCACCACTTGTACGGTTTCGAGGTTATGAATATTGAATGCGGGAACCGCATAACCACCCAGTTGAGCGCGTTTTAACATTTCACGAGAAGAAATTAGATACATAAAACCTCCTGACGAGGGGAAACCACGGCGTCAAATACCAGACGACCTTTCACCCACGTTTTTTCAATTGAGAAATCGGAACTGATGGCGACCATAGAGGCGTATTTGCCCACTTCTAAGGTGCCGAGTTGATGTTGAATGCCTAACGATGTGGCTGGAGTGAGTGACGCCATCAGCCACGCTTGCTCAACCGGCAGATTGAGCCAACGTTGAATATTCTTTACCCCATCAAGCAGGGTTAAGGTGCTGCCCGCCAGTCCACCGGACTGAGTAGTGACAACGCCTTGTTGCATTTCGACTTGGTATTCGCCTAAGGTGTATTGCCCATCGGGCATGCCAGTCGCGCACATCGCATCGGTAATGAGTGTCATGCGTGAGCCGCAGCAGCGGTGCGCTACCTCAATTGCCGCAGGATGTACATGGTGACCATCAGCAATCATCTCCACATAACATTCTGGATGTAACAGCCCTGCCCCAACCACGCCGGGATCACGATGATGCAGCCCATGCATACCGTTGTAGCAATGCACTATGCCTTTTGCGCCCGCGTCTAGGGCGAGTTGTACCTGCTCGTAACTGGCATCGCTATGGCCGAGCATGACTTTAACGCCGTGCGCATCGAGATAACGAATGGTTTCAAGCGCACCAGATTTTTCCGGAGCTAACGCCACTTTGAGCAGTTGGTTATCGCTGTACGAGATCCAGTCATCCAGCTCTTCGAGAGCCAATTCACGAAACCATTGCGTTGGGTGCGCGCCTTTATTCTTTTCGGTGAAATAAGGCCCTTCCAAATACGCTCCTAGAATTTCCGCACCTGCCACGCCCTCTTGCTTACTTTTCGCCACTTGAGTTAAGGCGGCGCGAATTTTGGCCACCGGCGCGGTGACTGTAGTAGCGACAAACGCTGTTACACCTAAACTGGCAAAATAGAGTGACAGGGTATTGAGGCTTTCGTGCGTCGCATCCATCACATCGCAACCTTTACTGCCATGCACATGGCTATCAAGCAGGCCGGGCAGCAGGTCGACTTGGCCTAAATTCAGCGCATCACCATGACGCTGTGCATCATAGGCTTCGATGGCCGTGATCACTCCTGTGTCATCGACCGTGACCACCGCATCGGGTTGCCACTTATCACCATGCAGAACACGCTGAGCACGAAAACGTTGCAGGTTAGATACCATCATCTTCCACCATTGTGTTGCTCGGTGTCTTTTCTGCCATTTCTGTCGCTAAACAGGTAATGCCTCGGTGTCCGCACTCCAACGCGAGATTACGAAACTCCACCAACGACAGTTCATCTCGCTCAAGCAACATTTCTGCTGCCATCTGCATGTTAGTTCCGGTTACCACTTCAATATCTGCACGCTCTTGGCTAAGCAGCGAAGCGGTGCGAAACGGAGTCCCCCCGAGTAAATCGGTGAGAAACACAATGCCATCCCCCGTATCGATTTCGTCCATGGCTTGACGCATCGCCACATCAAGCTGTGGTGTGGTCATCTGCTCAGGAAAATCGATGAAGCGAAACTGTGGCTGCTCACCGATCACTTGATGTACTGCCTGCGCCATTCCAGAAGCAAATGCTCCGTGACCAGATAAAATTACCGCTAGCATATTGGTCTCCTTGATAGGGGTTGGCGTACCAACCCCGTGATTACGGCTATATCTCGTTAGGTTAGAGGAAGCCCATAAAACGTCCGGCTACCCCTAATGTCACCGTGATCGCGATAAGTTTCAGAGGGCTCCAGCCTCGTTTCACCAAGGCATACATGGCTAGGGTGTAAACCAGTGGTAGGAAAGCAGGCATCAATTTATCAATCACATCGGCTTGCAGTTTCACTACCGCATCCCCCGCGGTAATTTCTGCCGTGGTGGAGAGGCGAACATACGTCGCGACCAAAGCACCAATCACCGTCATCCCCACTACGGAAGCGGCATGGCCGACTTTCTTGGTGTTGGCTTTGATCATTGGAATTGCGGCAACCCCCATGCGGTAGGCGTAGTGCGCCAACCCAAAACGCAGACCAAAGTGCACTACGTTAAACAGCACGAAGAAGAACACCGCCCCCATGATGGAGCCTTGCAGCGCAAGGTCCGCACCAATACCGCCACAAATCGGCAGCAGTGTGAGCCAGAACATGGCATCACCAATCCCGCCCATCGGTGCACCCACCGCAATTTTGGTACTTTGAATACTGTTGATGTTCTGCTTGGAACGCTCCATCGCCAGAACAATGCCCATCACGAAGGTGACCAAGAATGGGTGGGTATTGAAGAAGCCCATATGCCCTTGCATGGCTTTGGAAAGATCCGCTTTGTTGGTGTGGATTTTTTTCAGCGCAGGCAATAACCCATAGAGCCAGCCAGAAGCCTGCATACGTTCAAAGTTGAATGAGGCTTGCAATAAAAGTGAGCGCCACGCCATGGTGTTGATGTCGGCTTTGGTTAGCTCCGCGCCAATCGCTTTATTCTCATACTCATCGGCTGCTACACCGGGAGCCGGTCTGACATCTGGATTCACATTACCCATATCCATTGATTTGATTGCATTAGATTCCATCTTCAAGATCCTCAGTTTTCGCAGCCACTGCCGTCGGTTCGGATTTGCGCATAAAGTCGATAATCGCCATCGCTGTCGCAGCAGAGGCAATCGCCAAAATCGGCAGTTGTAGCCATGCAGCGGCGACAAAGCCCAAAATGAAATACGGGATGTAAGCGTTTTTCATCATGATCTTCATCAGTACCGCGAAACCAATCGCAGGCATGATGCCGCCCGCAACGCCTAAGCCATCAATCAGCTCTTTCGGCAAAGTGGAAACCATGGTTCCCGCATGTTCAGCGCCAAGGTAAATTGGTAAGAAAGCACAGAGGAAATAGAACGTGCCGAGCACCGCCAGCGCAAAATAGTTGACGCGTTCAATGCCATCGGTATCTGCATTTTGAGCGTACTCATCGCACTTCGACATCACCGCAGACATGGCAGAGAACAGCAAGGTAATGCCCATTTGAACCGCAACCGCAAATGGTACGGCAACCCCAACCGCCACATTGGGCTCAACCCCCGTGGTGATCGCGAATGTCGTGCCGACGATAGTGCCGATGATAACGTTAGGTGGCTGTGCACCCGCCAACGGGGCTAAACCCATCCAGATCAGTTCTAAGGTACCGCCGACCAAAATACCGGTTTGCAGATCGCCTAAGATCAGACCCACGATTGGCCCGAGTACGACAGGCCGGTGGAAGTGTGTAAGGCCATTGAACAGGTCAAGACCAGCCAGAAAGGCCAGTATGCCCAACATCAACGCCTGAAAGAGTCCTATTTCCATGATAGATGTCCTTTTATCAGAGTAGAGTGAAGAGATCGGTTGCACTTTCTGTTGGAACGCCTTGAATCGTGCAGCGAACCCCGAGTGCTTTAAGTTGTTGAAAATCCGCCACGTCTTCGGCATCAACCGAAACCGTTTTAGAAATCTGCTTTTTGCCGTCGGCGTAATGCATGTTGCCAACGTTAATGGCTTGAATGGGTACGCCCCCTTCAACTAGACGGCGAAAATCGCGCGGAGTGCGGCACACCAAAAGGATGCGCTGACGGTCCGAGGCTTTGTGAATGGTGTCGATGGTCTTTTGCACCGTCCAAAAACGGATGGCGATCCCATCGGCCAGTACCATTTCCATCAGGTTTTGCTGAATCGTGTCTTCCGCCACTTCATCATTGGCGACCACCACGATATTGGCATCGGCAAATCCCACCCACTGCACACCCACTTGGCCATGCACTAAACGTTCATCAATTCGACTGAGTACAATATTCGGCATGATCATTTCCTTATTGATTCAAAACAGGTTGCTGTGGGTAGGGATAAATCGTGACGCCTTGTACGACACGGTTAACTTCGCCGGTTGGGCATGGGTTATCAGGACCCAAGCCAAGCTGGAGCGATTTTTCAAACGCCAACATTTGGCAAAACAGGATGTAAGGGAAACAGAGCCAACGATCGCCAAGGCCTAAATGTCCGAGCTCAAATACGTCGTCTTCGTTGAGTGGGGTTTCGGTCAAGGCGATATGGCGCAGCGCTTGGTTATCGCGGCGAATTTCGCGCAGTAAATCCAGATCATATTGACGGGTGTAGTCATCACTCGACAGCAGTTGAATAACCAGCGCCTTGTGATTGATGGCAAATTTAGGCCCGTGACGAAAACCGAGTGAGGAATCAAAAGCCGTCATCACTTTGCCGGCGCTCAGTTCTAACGATTTGAGTGACGCCTCGCGTGCCAATCCAGCAAAGCCACCACTGCCAAGCACAATCAGGCGTTCATAAGGCAGTGCCGCCAACTGTTTAATCGCTTCAGGCCACTGCACGAGTTTGCTTTCGCACAATTCCGCCGTGGCTTGAATCGCGTTTTGAGCAGATTTCCCCAGCAGCGTCAGTGTCGCCATCAACATGCAGCTAAAGCTGGAAGTCATGGCAAAACTTTTGTCATTTGATCCTTCTGGCATCAGCACACATAAGGCACGCTTGGCTTGCTGAGCGTAACGCGATAACGCCCCTTCACCGTTGCAGGTTAAAAACAGGTGATAGCACTCTTTGACCCGTTGATCCGCCAAGGCCACCGCGGCCACACTCTCTGGGCTATTGCCGGAGCGTGCGTAGGAAATCAGCAAGGTCGGACGATCCGCATCCAGATACAGCTCAGGGTTAGAAACCAAATCCGTCGTCGGGATTGATTCCATTTGAAAATTCAATTCAGGTTGTAAAAACGGCACGGCCGCATCGCCGACAAAGGCAGAAGTGCCAGCACCGGTCAAAATAATGCGCAAATCATCACGCTTTAATAACGGAGCCAGAAAAGCCTCAATGCTTGCCGCCTGTTGCTGCAAATTCTCGGCTAAAGCGCGCCACAATACGGGCTGATGAGAAATCTCTTTTGCCGTATGGGTCGCGTTATGCTCGGCAAGCCAAGCGGATGAATAACCTAAAAAAGTTGTCATTAAATCGTCTCCTTACAAACAGCTGCATTGCGGTAACAGGCATCGGAATAGAGCTGAGTGACTTCCATAATTTTGTGAACGATGATCTCAGCGGGATGATTAGCGATGTGCTGCTGCGCAATCGCCCGAGCCTGATTCGGCAGGTATTGGCTTAACAAAGTGGTCGGTAATGGTTTTTCAATCAGATGCTCAAACAGTGCATGCTGCGCCGTTTGCACTTCGGGGTGCGTCCAGTAGTAACGAATACGGTCACTCAGGCTGTAGTTACAATCCAGAAATTGCTGGTGTCCTTTGCTTTGATAGTGGGAGCGCCAATAATTCGGCTGCTCATGCATCACTTGCTCAATGGTGTCACGCAGATGGGAGGCTTGATGTACGCCTATCCACTCTTTTTCAGCGGCATCTAAGGCAAACAACGCTTCACGTACCACGAAAGTCAGCGCGGGACCGACTTTCAAAATCGCGAAGTGATCGCGAATAAGCTCATGGTATGCCTGCGGGTTTTGGTAATCGGTCGA containing:
- a CDS encoding CPBP family intramembrane glutamic endopeptidase, with protein sequence MLLSASALLWLPLALAIIAGLARYHRVSWGLLIITLLSALGSGHLTFVGAGVVGVGFALAYLAANGKSHWRSTAWVALLLWCLALFLHWLPGFSNLKVLDKVIASAHSTPFSLYLNLDKPLVFFALLLAFPALLGQSKTANIKATLLTLVPLFALLPIAVWLGALAFEWSLPEWWWIFALNNLLFTCVAEEALFRGLIQQKAQQQFGTIAGLLIASALFGMAHFAGGPLLMIFAALAGLGYGLVFHFTGRLWVSVGVHFLFNFVHLLFFTYPALAR
- the nagA gene encoding N-acetylglucosamine-6-phosphate deacetylase — encoded protein: MVSNLQRFRAQRVLHGDKWQPDAVVTVDDTGVITAIEAYDAQRHGDALNLGQVDLLPGLLDSHVHGSKGCDVMDATHESLNTLSLYFASLGVTAFVATTVTAPVAKIRAALTQVAKSKQEGVAGAEILGAYLEGPYFTEKNKGAHPTQWFRELALEELDDWISYSDNQLLKVALAPEKSGALETIRYLDAHGVKVMLGHSDASYEQVQLALDAGAKGIVHCYNGMHGLHHRDPGVVGAGLLHPECYVEMIADGHHVHPAAIEVAHRCCGSRMTLITDAMCATGMPDGQYTLGEYQVEMQQGVVTTQSGGLAGSTLTLLDGVKNIQRWLNLPVEQAWLMASLTPATSLGIQHQLGTLEVGKYASMVAISSDFSIEKTWVKGRLVFDAVVSPRQEVLCI
- the agaW gene encoding PTS N-acetylgalactosamine transporter subunit IIC: MEIGLFQALMLGILAFLAGLDLFNGLTHFHRPVVLGPIVGLILGDLQTGILVGGTLELIWMGLAPLAGAQPPNVIIGTIVGTTFAITTGVEPNVAVGVAVPFAVAVQMGITLLFSAMSAVMSKCDEYAQNADTDGIERVNYFALAVLGTFYFLCAFLPIYLGAEHAGTMVSTLPKELIDGLGVAGGIMPAIGFAVLMKIMMKNAYIPYFILGFVAAAWLQLPILAIASAATAMAIIDFMRKSEPTAVAAKTEDLEDGI
- the agaE gene encoding PTS N-acetylgalactosamine transporter subunit IID gives rise to the protein MESNAIKSMDMGNVNPDVRPAPGVAADEYENKAIGAELTKADINTMAWRSLLLQASFNFERMQASGWLYGLLPALKKIHTNKADLSKAMQGHMGFFNTHPFLVTFVMGIVLAMERSKQNINSIQSTKIAVGAPMGGIGDAMFWLTLLPICGGIGADLALQGSIMGAVFFFVLFNVVHFGLRFGLAHYAYRMGVAAIPMIKANTKKVGHAASVVGMTVIGALVATYVRLSTTAEITAGDAVVKLQADVIDKLMPAFLPLVYTLAMYALVKRGWSPLKLIAITVTLGVAGRFMGFL
- a CDS encoding Hpt domain-containing protein, which encodes MDQSAAFNISTIAKMVGSDLVEPMLVSYQETMQAQLPKLITITVMQSVGELHRLAHSMKSSARFIGSDALSEFCFQLEMKTATDSEWHSDYARQVEELCQRSRDVLEQIAIYLEQQKVSNR
- the agaF gene encoding PTS galactosamine/N-acetylgalactosamine transporter subunit IIA, translating into MLAVILSGHGAFASGMAQAVHQVIGEQPQFRFIDFPEQMTTPQLDVAMRQAMDEIDTGDGIVFLTDLLGGTPFRTASLLSQERADIEVVTGTNMQMAAEMLLERDELSLVEFRNLALECGHRGITCLATEMAEKTPSNTMVEDDGI
- a CDS encoding L-threonylcarbamoyladenylate synthase; protein product: MPNHGDFLLNTQQLSAMTPADIECAAQLLKQGQLVAIPTETVYGLAADATQPEAVKQIFSAKGRPANHPLIVHLGSAEQLSEWATDIAPEAYQLAEAFWPGPLTLLLPKAKQVSPVVTGGLESVGIRVPAHPVLLDILKTHRLAVAAPSANPYKKLSPTSAQQVLDGLNGKLAAVLDGGECQHGLESTIVDLTSKPFRVLRAGPITASELSAVLGQEVLQPQVHQVAVPGNVDSHYQPKTRLRVIDAIDNELATASNIKIALLHLSELQASEQRLLKPMPQDAKAYGQALYRSLAEVDKWGVDEIWLERPPQGEAWLAVHDRLRRAAS
- a CDS encoding SIS domain-containing protein yields the protein MTTFLGYSSAWLAEHNATHTAKEISHQPVLWRALAENLQQQAASIEAFLAPLLKRDDLRIILTGAGTSAFVGDAAVPFLQPELNFQMESIPTTDLVSNPELYLDADRPTLLISYARSGNSPESVAAVALADQRVKECYHLFLTCNGEGALSRYAQQAKRALCVLMPEGSNDKSFAMTSSFSCMLMATLTLLGKSAQNAIQATAELCESKLVQWPEAIKQLAALPYERLIVLGSGGFAGLAREASLKSLELSAGKVMTAFDSSLGFRHGPKFAINHKALVIQLLSSDDYTRQYDLDLLREIRRDNQALRHIALTETPLNEDDVFELGHLGLGDRWLCFPYILFCQMLAFEKSLQLGLGPDNPCPTGEVNRVVQGVTIYPYPQQPVLNQ
- the agaV gene encoding PTS N-acetylgalactosamine transporter subunit IIB — translated: MPNIVLSRIDERLVHGQVGVQWVGFADANIVVVANDEVAEDTIQQNLMEMVLADGIAIRFWTVQKTIDTIHKASDRQRILLVCRTPRDFRRLVEGGVPIQAINVGNMHYADGKKQISKTVSVDAEDVADFQQLKALGVRCTIQGVPTESATDLFTLL
- a CDS encoding tagatose bisphosphate family class II aldolase, producing the protein MYLISSREMLKRAQLGGYAVPAFNIHNLETVQVVVETASEMGSPVILAGTPGTYDYAGTDYLISICKEAAHKHSIPLVLHLDHHEDLQDIRNKVEHGIRSVMIDGSHYAFEQNIEIVRSVVQLCHRFDASVEAELGRLGGQEDDLIVDSADALLTDPASAAEFVRRTGIDSLAVAIGTAHGLYKAEPRLDFARLEKIRAVVDIPLVLHGASGVPDEMVRRCIGLGVCKVNVATELKIAFADAVKGHFAEHPDANDPRKYITPGKAAMKRVVMDKIRLCGSEGKL